The DNA window GGGCCAGGATCCATGCCGGCGGCGTGACCGGGAAGGGGCTGCCCGAATACGGCACCTCGGTGCTGGTGAACATCATCAACAACAGTCACATGCTCCCGGTCAGAAATCACCAAGCGGCATACTTCCCGACTGCAGAGAACCTCTCCGGGGAGCGTGTCAGGGAGACGATCTTCGTCCGGAAGAAACCCTGTTATGCCTGCATCATCGGCTGCGGGCGGGGGACGGTCGTGGACGGTGTCGAAGCAGAGGGGCCGGAGTACGAACAGACATGGTCGCTCGGTGTGGACTGTGGTATCGACGACCTGACCTGGGTGGCCAGGGCCAACAACCTCTGCAACAACCTCGGGATCGACGCCCTCTCTGCCGGGGTCACGATCGCCTGCGCGATGGAACTCTCCAAAAAGGGGATCATCCCGGAATCGATCCGGTTCGGGGACAGGGAGCAGATGTACGACCTGGTCAGGCAGATGGGATACCGCGAAGGGATCGGCGACCAGCTGGCCGATGGGTCGTACCGTTTTGCCGAGCGGTACGGTCATCCCGAACTCTCGATGAGTGCCAAGAAACTCGAACTGGCCGCCTATGACCCCCGGGCCGTCCAGGGGCAGGGCCTCTCCTATGCGACCGGTGTCCGGGGCGGGGACCATATCAATGGATATATGATCTCCCCCGAGATACTCGGGATCCCCAAGCGGCTCGATCCCTTTGAGACAGAGGGGAAGGCCGCCTGGACCAGGACGTTCCAGGACATGACCGCTGCGATCGATGCAAGCGGGATCTGCCTCTTCACCTCGCTGGCGCCGCTCGGGGCCGCGGATTATGCCGCGATGCTCTCCGGGGTGACCGGTATGACGGTCACCGCCGACCAGTTCATGGAGGTCGGCGAGCGGATCTGGAATCTGCAGAAACTCTTCAACATCAGGGCCGGCCTGACGAAGGCTGACGATACGCTCCCACCGCGGCTGCTGCATGAGCCCCTGCAGGAAGGGGCACCGAAGGGGAAGGTCTGGGAACGGGAGCCGATGCTCGATCAGTATTACGCAGTCCGGGGGTGGGACGCCGAAGGGCGACCGACCCCACAGACTCTACATCGGCTCGGGCTCTCAGGATGATCGTCACGGTCAGGGGGTATGCAGACCTCAGGCTGGTGATCGGAGATCAGGAGGTGGTGCTCCCCGAGGTGGCGACGGTACAGCACCTGCTCGACCTTCTGATCGTCGATCATCCCGTGATCAGCACGGCACTCTTCGACCAGGCTGGCGCCCTGCTCCCGGCCGTCAACATCTTAAAGAACGGACGAAACATCTTCTTTTTAAACGGTCTTTCGACCCTGCTCGAGGAGGGAGATCTAATATCTGTCTTCCCGCCGGTGGCCGGCGGGTAAATCCTCCCTGTTTCAGAGGGCGTACCTGAGCAGCGCAGCGATGCCGCCGAGCGCCCAGAGCCGTTCTCCGGGTTCAAAACAACTGCTGAGGACGGTCACAGTGGCGTTCATCTGTTCGGCCTGCTCCATCAGCCGGGCCACTTCGGGATCCCGTATCAGGCGATCAGAGACGATCACCTGGTCCGCAGCCCCGAACGAGATCGCCTGGCCGACCTCTGCCCGGCCATAGGTGATCAAGCCTTCCATGGCGATCCGCTTCAGCACCTCGTCCATCACCTGCACCTCGCGACCGAGCTGCAGATCGCCGGCGATCTTGCCGATCACTCCCTGCCCGATCACCTCCTGAACGGCCCCCCGGCCGATCCGCCGGGTCTCAACAACCATCGAGTTGGCCGCGATCGCAGGGTACCGGTTCTTTAAAAATCTGGCAAAATCGTCCTTGATGAACCCGGGGCCGGCGATGATGACCGGTCCGGTGATCTGGAGCAGGGGCGTGGCCGCCTCGATGAAGAATCCCTCCCGGGAATCGACCGGTGCTCCCTTGCCGCTCCCCATTGTGATCGTCAGTACCTGTTCGGGGCCGTACTGCCGGATCCGGAAGAGTTCGGCCTCGCCCTCCTCGATGGCGAGCACGTGGACCAGTCCGCTCCCGGATGAGTTCACCGCCCGGTCGACCCGTTCGCGGTCGCTCTTCGACCAGAATCGGATCACCGAGACCTCGAAGTTCGGCTCAAGGTTCAGGGTGTGGTATGAACCGACGTCAGGCCCGGACTCGATCAAACCGGTGACCCTGAGTCTGGACGAGTACTGGTGAAACTCCACTTTCTCGACCCGGATCCCGATCCGGACCGGCCGCTTCTCGGCCTTCTCCGGCCGGAGTTTGTCGGTGGCCGTCTCGACAGACCGGAAGGTCTGTGCAAAGACAAGATCCCCCGGTGCGATCAGGTGGGAGAGGTGCCAGATATCGTCGACCGATTCGGGGAAGAGGCGTATCTCCCCGTATCCCTGTCGTATCTCCTGGACGTCGGCCTTCATACCCCGACGATCTCTGAACCGCCGGGCGGAACATAGCCGGCGACCTGCTCGGTGTTCAACACCGTCTTCAACCCTTTCCAGTCCTCTTCTGGGATCGTGTCACGAAGTTGCCGCAGCACCTTCTTTGCGATATCGTTCGGTTCGTACGGGCCCGGCTTCAGCAGCACCCGCTGCGTTGTCCAGGCTTCGACCGCATTCACCGGCCCCCCAATCACCGCCGCGTTCGGCTCGGTCTGGTAACCGATGGCCACCCCGAGCGGAACGCTCTTGAAGTACGTCCGTTCGCCTCTGACGATGAACGACCCGCGGGAGACGAACTCGCCGGCCTCCGGGGTCTTGCTGACCTGGTCGGGGCGGACCGCGTAGACGTCGGCAGAGAAGTGGCCGCTCCGCCATGCACCTGAGTACGAGGCGGCGAACTGGGCCACCTCGTCCATCTGTTCGGTCTTCCCCTTGACGATCACCACACTGGCCCCATGGACGTCGGCATGGACGAAGGTGTCGCCCCCTTCCATGTACCGCTTCACCAGTTCCTCGTTCTGGCCGGCGTCCCTGCCTCCGAGCACCAGACAGTTATCACTGGTGAAGAACCAGCGGAACCGGTGATACCACCGCTTCTTCAGCGGGGTCAGGTGGACCTTGCTCGTGGCTTTCTTTGCCACCGGCCGCTCCATCGCGGACACAGCCCCGTCCCGCTTCTTCTTGAACTTCTTGACCTGCGCATAGTAGCGTTCGAGGTTCACCTCGATGCTCTCATGCACATGGATCAGTACCTTCTTCCCATCGAGGAGGAGGTCCACCGCTGCCTCAGCTGGATGGACGCCGGCGATCTGTCGGGCCACATCGTTGTCGCTCTCCTTGAGCATCGATCCGATCTCCTGCCAGGAGAGGGTTTTACTGGCCGCATCCAGAGTTTTGATCACATCGGTGACCAGCGTATAGTTCTCGTAGATCAGGTCGACGATCGCCTTGTTCAGAACGATCTTCTTATCGAACGATTTGAGCGCCGCCTCCTGCTGAAGCCGGATCCGTTCCTCCCGCGGGATCGGTGCCTTCTTCTGCGGCCCCTCGTGCCTGGTCACCAGGGGATAGATCGCTTCGAGCGCCTCGGAGAAGGTGGGGTGGTGGCTGATTGGAGTCATTCCAGTCAGCACGATCGGCCAGGCCCCGCCGCTGGTGACCACCGGGTCACGATCTTCGCTGACCCGGGTGAAGAGCCTCTCCAGCGCCGCCCCAATGGCGATCGGATTGGCTTCGGTGGCCGGGGTCTCCTTACTGATCCCGGCACCGGTGCAGACCTCCTCGGCGTACTGCCCGCCGAGCATACACCCGACGGCTACGGTCCTGACCACATCCCGATCGGATGTGGCGAGTAACGTCTTCAGTGCCTCCTGGTCCGGAGCCGTCTCACTGCTGCCCGAGTAGGTGTAGACGACCCCCGGAATCACCTCCCGGTCCTTGAACCGGTGATGCCAGAGCGGCTTGATGATCGTCATCTGATCGTCACAGAGGATGACGTTCCCTTCATCGAAGAGTTCGATCACCAGGTGCAGCGTCGTGTCCCGCTTGCCGATCACAAAGGTCACGACCCGCTGGAGCCCCTGCTGTCGGATCTCAAGAACCCTCCCCCCTTCGAGGTACTTCCGGAGCAGCATTGCAAAGGACGGTGGGTTCTTGGGTGGATTCGGCAGGACCGTTGCGAGATGGATTCGCCGTCCTGACTCGATGAGCAGGTGATACTTTGCATGCTCCTCGCCATTGAGCCTGATGCTCAGCATCTTGTTGTCATACTGGTAGATCTTGTTGATCCAGAGCGGCAGATGCTCGCGCAGTTCCGCTGTTACTGCGAGCAGGTCGACGCCGCTCATCCCCTGTGTTGTCGCCATCCGTATACCAAGTTAAATATGGTCTTACTACCTAAAAATAAGACTACTGGTGTCACTATGAGCGGTCCACAGAGTTCACCTCCTGCAGAGGAGAAGGGAGAGCAACGTTCCTCCTCGGAAAAGCAGAAGGAACATATCAGGCGCATACTCAGAACGCTGATCGCCTGCTTTCTTGGGATGATCACAGGATACATCTCGTTTGTCGTCGGCGGAACCCCTGATGCCAACCTGATCCAGCCGAACCTGTTGCTGGAGATCCTGATCCTGATGGCCGGGGTCGTCG is part of the Methanosphaerula palustris E1-9c genome and encodes:
- a CDS encoding aldehyde ferredoxin oxidoreductase family protein yields the protein MDGYAGTILHVDLTRGTLASRPYPEDLQRQYFGSRGLGVRLVSDLVNPTTAPLGEGNVIVFATGPLTGSGVPLGARYGVITKSPLNGTLCSSDSGGFFGTELKRAGFDAVVISGRSPTPVYLWLHDTVAELKEASAYWGKTVNETTDGLLTELGDTHARVSCIGPAGERLSLIACVMNDRYRAAGRGGPGAVMGSKYLKAIVARGSGKITTARPEELKGVTADIRARIHAGGVTGKGLPEYGTSVLVNIINNSHMLPVRNHQAAYFPTAENLSGERVRETIFVRKKPCYACIIGCGRGTVVDGVEAEGPEYEQTWSLGVDCGIDDLTWVARANNLCNNLGIDALSAGVTIACAMELSKKGIIPESIRFGDREQMYDLVRQMGYREGIGDQLADGSYRFAERYGHPELSMSAKKLELAAYDPRAVQGQGLSYATGVRGGDHINGYMISPEILGIPKRLDPFETEGKAAWTRTFQDMTAAIDASGICLFTSLAPLGAADYAAMLSGVTGMTVTADQFMEVGERIWNLQKLFNIRAGLTKADDTLPPRLLHEPLQEGAPKGKVWEREPMLDQYYAVRGWDAEGRPTPQTLHRLGLSG
- a CDS encoding ubiquitin-like small modifier protein 1 translates to MIVTVRGYADLRLVIGDQEVVLPEVATVQHLLDLLIVDHPVISTALFDQAGALLPAVNILKNGRNIFFLNGLSTLLEEGDLISVFPPVAGG
- a CDS encoding mRNA surveillance protein pelota codes for the protein MKADVQEIRQGYGEIRLFPESVDDIWHLSHLIAPGDLVFAQTFRSVETATDKLRPEKAEKRPVRIGIRVEKVEFHQYSSRLRVTGLIESGPDVGSYHTLNLEPNFEVSVIRFWSKSDRERVDRAVNSSGSGLVHVLAIEEGEAELFRIRQYGPEQVLTITMGSGKGAPVDSREGFFIEAATPLLQITGPVIIAGPGFIKDDFARFLKNRYPAIAANSMVVETRRIGRGAVQEVIGQGVIGKIAGDLQLGREVQVMDEVLKRIAMEGLITYGRAEVGQAISFGAADQVIVSDRLIRDPEVARLMEQAEQMNATVTVLSSCFEPGERLWALGGIAALLRYAL
- the rqcH gene encoding ribosome rescue protein RqcH, with protein sequence MATTQGMSGVDLLAVTAELREHLPLWINKIYQYDNKMLSIRLNGEEHAKYHLLIESGRRIHLATVLPNPPKNPPSFAMLLRKYLEGGRVLEIRQQGLQRVVTFVIGKRDTTLHLVIELFDEGNVILCDDQMTIIKPLWHHRFKDREVIPGVVYTYSGSSETAPDQEALKTLLATSDRDVVRTVAVGCMLGGQYAEEVCTGAGISKETPATEANPIAIGAALERLFTRVSEDRDPVVTSGGAWPIVLTGMTPISHHPTFSEALEAIYPLVTRHEGPQKKAPIPREERIRLQQEAALKSFDKKIVLNKAIVDLIYENYTLVTDVIKTLDAASKTLSWQEIGSMLKESDNDVARQIAGVHPAEAAVDLLLDGKKVLIHVHESIEVNLERYYAQVKKFKKKRDGAVSAMERPVAKKATSKVHLTPLKKRWYHRFRWFFTSDNCLVLGGRDAGQNEELVKRYMEGGDTFVHADVHGASVVIVKGKTEQMDEVAQFAASYSGAWRSGHFSADVYAVRPDQVSKTPEAGEFVSRGSFIVRGERTYFKSVPLGVAIGYQTEPNAAVIGGPVNAVEAWTTQRVLLKPGPYEPNDIAKKVLRQLRDTIPEEDWKGLKTVLNTEQVAGYVPPGGSEIVGV
- a CDS encoding EMC6-like membrane protein translates to MSGPQSSPPAEEKGEQRSSSEKQKEHIRRILRTLIACFLGMITGYISFVVGGTPDANLIQPNLLLEILILMAGVVVQKHVMVLLRIDPSKLASKDWFYQSFMTFALWFITLTILLTTSVQ